Proteins found in one Salinimonas lutimaris genomic segment:
- the rluF gene encoding 23S rRNA pseudouridine(2604) synthase RluF, producing MTADNAKRLNKYISDTGLCSRREADKLIEEQRVTINDKKPELGTKVGPGDRVKVDGRLIGAVAKDKSDRIYLMYNKPIGITCTTERHVKGNIVDAIGHKQRIFPIGRLDKPSEGLILLTSDGDIVNKILRAENVHDKEYEVTVDQPVSEKFIRKMASGVPVLGTVTKPCTVKPTGKFTFTIILTQGLNRQIRRMCEFLGYNVTKLKRNRIMHMELGNLKPGQWRNLSERELTELNKAVKGSSKTARDGHSAEVKKNTVKRVEVKAPARKDTASKPGKGRTLSLGRKQESGPKKSTGRR from the coding sequence TTGACAGCAGATAACGCAAAACGTCTGAATAAATATATCAGTGACACCGGGCTTTGCTCACGCCGTGAGGCCGATAAACTGATAGAAGAACAGCGCGTGACGATTAATGACAAAAAACCTGAGCTTGGTACCAAAGTGGGGCCGGGTGATCGGGTAAAAGTTGATGGCCGCCTGATTGGCGCTGTTGCCAAAGACAAGTCTGATCGTATTTATCTGATGTACAACAAACCAATAGGCATTACCTGTACGACCGAGCGCCATGTGAAAGGCAATATTGTGGATGCAATAGGCCACAAGCAACGGATTTTTCCCATCGGACGACTGGACAAGCCCTCTGAGGGCCTGATCCTGCTGACCAGTGATGGTGATATTGTGAATAAAATACTGCGTGCAGAAAACGTGCACGACAAAGAATATGAAGTGACGGTTGATCAGCCTGTCAGTGAAAAATTTATCAGAAAAATGGCATCCGGTGTGCCTGTTCTGGGTACGGTAACCAAGCCATGTACGGTGAAACCTACCGGCAAATTTACGTTTACCATCATTCTAACCCAGGGATTGAATCGTCAAATCCGGCGCATGTGCGAGTTTTTGGGATATAACGTTACCAAGCTTAAGCGTAACCGCATTATGCATATGGAGCTGGGCAACCTGAAGCCGGGTCAGTGGCGTAATCTGTCCGAGCGTGAACTTACCGAGCTTAATAAAGCCGTGAAAGGCTCCAGCAAAACCGCCCGGGATGGCCACAGCGCCGAGGTGAAAAAAAACACTGTGAAGCGGGTTGAAGTGAAAGCACCGGCGCGAAAAGACACTGCTAGTAAGCCGGGCAAAGGAAGAACACTGTCGCTGGGCCGTAAACAAGAGTCAGGTCCAAAAAAGTCCACGGGTCGCCGTTAA
- the truB gene encoding tRNA pseudouridine(55) synthase TruB has product MARRRKGRAVNGIVLLDKPLGGSSNQLLQKVRWLFQAQKAGHTGALDPLASGMLPICLGEATKFSQFLLDAEKAYEVTARLGIRTTTSDADGEVVEQNPVTVSEAQVREACLSFLGASKQIPSMFSALKHQGKPLYYYARQGITIEREARDITIYELDIVNISLPDVTMRVKCSKGTYIRSLVDDIGQLLGCGAYVTRLHRTEVADYPTDKMVTIEQLEALRGADDAPDFAAMDGLLLSMDTAVHRLESVEISAAARQRFDNGQSVQGTSEQHPVAGQPYRVYCDSVFLGVGEGVIAPKDQPAAAGTDTVFINPKRRVVW; this is encoded by the coding sequence ATGGCAAGGCGTCGTAAAGGCCGTGCAGTAAACGGCATTGTATTACTGGATAAACCTTTAGGTGGGTCGTCTAATCAGCTGTTACAAAAAGTGCGCTGGTTGTTTCAGGCGCAAAAAGCCGGACATACCGGTGCGCTTGATCCACTGGCCAGTGGCATGTTGCCCATTTGTCTGGGCGAGGCAACCAAGTTTTCACAGTTTTTGCTGGATGCCGAGAAAGCCTATGAAGTGACGGCCAGACTGGGTATTCGTACCACCACGTCTGATGCCGACGGCGAAGTGGTGGAGCAAAACCCGGTGACGGTCAGTGAAGCGCAGGTGCGTGAAGCTTGCCTCAGTTTCCTGGGGGCCAGCAAGCAAATTCCCTCTATGTTTTCAGCATTAAAACATCAGGGTAAGCCACTGTATTACTATGCTAGGCAGGGCATCACTATTGAGCGTGAAGCCCGGGATATCACGATTTACGAACTGGATATTGTAAATATTAGTTTGCCGGATGTCACCATGCGGGTTAAGTGCAGCAAAGGCACCTATATTCGCTCCCTGGTAGATGATATTGGTCAGCTGCTGGGGTGTGGTGCTTATGTAACACGCCTGCACCGGACCGAAGTGGCAGATTACCCGACTGACAAGATGGTCACGATTGAACAGCTTGAAGCATTACGCGGTGCCGACGACGCACCTGACTTTGCTGCAATGGATGGGTTACTTTTGTCCATGGATACTGCGGTGCACCGGCTTGAATCTGTTGAGATCTCCGCAGCGGCGCGCCAGCGTTTTGACAATGGTCAGAGTGTTCAGGGCACCAGCGAACAGCACCCCGTGGCAGGACAACCATACCGGGTCTATTGCGATAGCGTATTTTTAGGCGTGGGTGAAGGTGTGATTGCGCCGAAGGATCAACCCGCTGCTGCCGGTACGGACACGGTATTTATTAACCCCAAGCGTCGGGTGGTATGGTAA
- a CDS encoding TIM-barrel domain-containing protein, whose translation MHSSLFIAAIMRRCLFIFFVVFSAVTCGADLVSYEVTGDSLRLQRADNVTVTVKPLTSQSLEVIYEKSGEPLMPSLAINPHLMRAETPFSLTIKSPQTLTFSQGSIKLQVDRSPLRLSFIYADGTKVSEAAGGFFYNTFRGIQFALAPDEKIMGGGERVLGMNRRGHRMPLYNKAAYGYSDEPVDQMYFGLPAIMSSSRYAIMLDSPASGYLDIGHTQPDKLQFEIAGGRLAYIVSMAASLPELVKQITTVTGKQPLPPRWALGNFASRFGYRTEQETRDVVDKFNQDDIPLDAVVLDLYWFGNTIQGHMGNLNWDTNAFPDPVAMIRDFKQQDIHTVVITEPFILSGSSEYSSARDAGILAKNINGKPHLFDFYFGNTGLVDIFSPKAQQWFWQYYERLLNQGIDGWWGDLGEPEVHPGTLLHNWQEHTWSADEVHNGYGHKWAEMVYTNTLNARPEQRPFLLMRSGFLGSQRYGMMPWTGDVSRTWGGLNAQIELSLQMSLFGLAYTHSDLGGFAGGDKFDAQLYTRWLQAGTFFPVFRPHAHEGIAPEPVFHDEHTKAIARRFIKLRYAMLPYNYSLSIENSLTGMPLMRPMSFTEPARYFDNASQFMWGDALLVRPIAEPDVKQVDVTLPDGIWFDFFDDTRLTGGRVIQAATTPETLPVYVKAGAFMPMQSGLSRTADYQADTMTMHYWADGSVGQSGYTWYEDDGKAADSLQQGKLLRVDFSAVQSAKSLELSVTPEGHYPDMPGTRTITWHIHGLQSAPPVSTQKNWEWNETNRLLSITTTVSNTQPTAFSITL comes from the coding sequence ATGCACTCATCGTTGTTTATTGCGGCCATTATGCGCCGCTGCCTGTTTATATTTTTTGTTGTTTTTTCCGCGGTAACTTGCGGGGCTGATTTAGTCAGCTATGAAGTAACCGGTGACAGTCTGCGGTTGCAGCGGGCTGACAATGTTACCGTGACGGTAAAGCCGCTCACCAGTCAGAGCCTTGAAGTCATCTATGAAAAAAGTGGTGAGCCACTGATGCCATCGCTGGCCATCAATCCGCACCTGATGCGCGCTGAAACACCGTTTTCACTGACCATAAAAAGCCCGCAAACACTCACATTCAGCCAGGGAAGCATCAAACTTCAGGTGGATCGCTCCCCGCTCCGGCTCTCTTTTATTTATGCGGATGGCACCAAGGTCAGTGAAGCAGCCGGCGGATTTTTCTATAACACCTTTCGCGGTATACAGTTTGCTCTAGCGCCGGATGAAAAAATCATGGGCGGCGGCGAGCGCGTGCTGGGTATGAACCGGCGCGGGCACCGTATGCCGTTATACAATAAAGCAGCGTATGGGTATTCTGATGAGCCGGTGGATCAGATGTATTTTGGCCTGCCGGCTATTATGTCATCCAGCCGTTATGCCATCATGTTGGATAGCCCGGCCAGCGGCTATCTGGATATCGGCCATACACAACCTGATAAGCTACAGTTTGAAATAGCCGGAGGAAGACTGGCGTATATCGTATCTATGGCAGCGTCGTTGCCCGAACTGGTTAAACAAATTACCACGGTTACCGGAAAGCAGCCTCTGCCTCCGCGCTGGGCTCTGGGAAATTTTGCCTCCCGGTTTGGCTATCGCACTGAGCAGGAAACCCGTGATGTGGTAGATAAATTTAATCAGGATGACATTCCGCTGGATGCCGTGGTGCTGGATTTATACTGGTTTGGCAATACCATTCAGGGGCATATGGGTAACCTGAACTGGGATACCAATGCTTTTCCGGATCCGGTTGCCATGATTCGCGACTTTAAACAACAGGACATCCACACCGTGGTGATCACAGAGCCCTTTATTTTATCCGGCTCCAGTGAATACAGCAGTGCCAGGGATGCCGGCATCCTGGCCAAAAATATCAATGGTAAGCCACACCTGTTTGACTTCTACTTTGGTAACACCGGCCTGGTCGATATATTCAGCCCCAAAGCACAGCAGTGGTTCTGGCAGTACTATGAGCGCCTGCTGAATCAGGGAATAGATGGATGGTGGGGAGACCTTGGCGAGCCGGAAGTACATCCTGGCACCCTGTTACACAACTGGCAGGAACACACCTGGTCGGCTGACGAGGTACACAACGGCTACGGGCATAAATGGGCTGAAATGGTATACACCAATACTCTGAACGCCCGCCCTGAGCAACGTCCTTTTCTGCTGATGCGTTCAGGTTTTCTGGGCAGTCAGCGCTATGGCATGATGCCCTGGACCGGCGATGTGTCACGCACCTGGGGCGGTCTGAATGCGCAAATCGAACTGTCGCTGCAAATGAGTCTGTTCGGACTGGCCTATACTCATTCTGATTTAGGTGGTTTTGCCGGTGGCGATAAGTTCGACGCTCAGTTATATACCCGCTGGTTACAGGCCGGCACATTCTTTCCGGTATTCCGTCCTCATGCGCACGAAGGTATCGCACCAGAACCGGTTTTTCATGATGAACACACTAAGGCAATTGCCCGCCGGTTTATCAAGCTGCGCTACGCCATGTTGCCTTATAATTACAGTCTGAGCATTGAAAACAGTCTGACCGGCATGCCTTTGATGCGCCCAATGTCTTTTACTGAGCCTGCCCGGTATTTTGATAATGCCAGTCAGTTTATGTGGGGCGATGCGCTGCTGGTGAGACCGATCGCAGAGCCAGATGTCAAACAGGTGGATGTCACCCTGCCTGACGGTATCTGGTTTGATTTTTTTGACGATACCAGACTCACCGGCGGGCGGGTAATTCAGGCAGCAACCACACCCGAAACACTTCCGGTATATGTTAAAGCCGGCGCATTTATGCCTATGCAATCTGGTTTGTCACGCACCGCTGATTACCAGGCTGATACGATGACCATGCACTACTGGGCCGATGGCTCGGTCGGGCAGTCCGGTTATACCTGGTATGAAGATGATGGTAAGGCGGCTGACAGCCTGCAGCAGGGGAAATTGCTGCGCGTCGATTTTAGCGCGGTGCAGTCCGCCAAATCACTGGAACTGTCGGTTACCCCTGAGGGTCACTACCCTGACATGCCCGGTACACGCACTATCACGTGGCACATACACGGGCTGCAAAGCGCCCCGCCAGTAAGCACACAAAAAAATTGGGAATGGAATGAGACAAACAGGCTGCTGAGCATCACCACAACGGTTTCCAACACACAGCCAACCGCCTTTTCAATAACGCTGTAA
- the infB gene encoding translation initiation factor IF-2: MAEVSVEKLASDIGTTVDRLVSQFEDAGISKQAGQQVTEDEKRVLLDHLSKQHGNEGGNNEPTRMTLKRKTTSTLSVGKSKSVKVEVRKKRTYVKRSEVDDQKRKEEEEARLQKEAEEKAVAEAAEAKRLAEEKARQEAEAKQAAEAAAKAEQEKAAQQQTASTEAEPEPERELTEEEKAEAEAARQEEERLRQAQEKEAQKKYEEEAKRAAEEARKLAEENERRWKEEEERRKREEAEEVHLHSNRYAQEAEDEEDMQVERSTRRRKKPKKNAGEHLKQSFKKPAQPVERVVKLGATISVGELASRLAVKSNVVIKAMMKMGEMATINQVLDQDTATLVIEEMGHKYELVNDNALEDELLADGTGGEKSHRAPVVTIMGHVDHGKTSLLDHIRRAKVAAGEAGGITQHIGAYKVATETGDICFLDTPGHAAFTAMRARGATATDIVILVVAADDGVMPQTKEAIQHSRAAGVPLIVAVNKMDKETADPDRVKNELSQMEVISEEWGGEHQFVNVSAKTGMGIDSLLEAINLQAELLDLQAVPTGPGRGIVIESRLDKGRGPVASVLVQEGELRAGDILLCGEEYGRVRAMRDENGVEIKLAGPSTPVEILGLSGVPIAGEDAAVVKDERKAREVASKRHQKKRELKLARQQKAKLENMFANMASGEVSELNIVLKADVQGSVEAIAESLAKLSTDEVKVNIVGSGVGGITETDATLAAASGAIVLGFNVRADASARRVLEAEEIDLRYYSVIYDLIDEVKAAMSGMLAPEFKQEIIGLAEVRDVFKSPKLGAIAGCMVTEGIVKRSAPIRVLRDNVVIYEGELESLRRFKDDMQEVRNGMECGIGVKNYNDVKVGDQIEVFEVVEIARQI, translated from the coding sequence ATGGCAGAAGTATCTGTAGAAAAACTCGCCAGTGACATCGGAACGACCGTTGACCGTCTGGTTAGTCAGTTCGAAGACGCTGGTATCAGCAAACAAGCCGGCCAGCAAGTGACTGAAGACGAAAAGCGCGTGCTGCTTGACCATTTGAGCAAGCAGCATGGCAATGAAGGCGGCAATAATGAGCCGACCCGTATGACACTGAAGCGTAAAACTACCAGCACATTAAGTGTAGGTAAGTCTAAGTCAGTGAAAGTTGAAGTACGTAAAAAGCGTACTTATGTGAAGCGCAGTGAAGTTGACGATCAAAAGCGCAAAGAAGAGGAAGAAGCTCGCTTGCAGAAAGAAGCGGAAGAAAAAGCAGTAGCCGAAGCTGCTGAAGCGAAGCGCCTGGCGGAAGAAAAAGCCCGTCAGGAAGCCGAAGCGAAACAGGCCGCCGAAGCGGCAGCCAAAGCCGAGCAGGAAAAAGCCGCTCAGCAGCAGACTGCCAGCACAGAAGCTGAGCCTGAACCAGAGCGTGAACTGACTGAGGAAGAAAAAGCGGAAGCGGAAGCAGCTCGTCAGGAAGAAGAACGTCTTCGTCAGGCGCAGGAGAAAGAAGCGCAGAAGAAGTACGAAGAAGAAGCTAAGCGTGCGGCCGAAGAAGCCCGCAAGCTGGCCGAAGAAAACGAGCGTCGCTGGAAGGAAGAAGAAGAGCGCCGTAAACGCGAAGAAGCCGAAGAAGTTCATTTGCACTCTAATCGCTACGCGCAGGAAGCTGAAGACGAAGAAGATATGCAGGTAGAGCGTTCTACCCGTCGTCGTAAGAAGCCGAAGAAAAACGCAGGAGAACATTTGAAGCAAAGCTTTAAAAAACCAGCCCAGCCGGTTGAACGTGTTGTTAAACTGGGCGCCACCATTAGTGTGGGCGAACTGGCCAGCCGCCTGGCGGTCAAATCTAATGTCGTTATCAAAGCCATGATGAAAATGGGTGAAATGGCGACCATTAATCAGGTCCTGGATCAGGATACTGCCACACTGGTCATCGAAGAGATGGGCCACAAGTATGAACTGGTTAATGACAATGCCCTGGAAGATGAACTGTTAGCTGATGGCACGGGTGGTGAGAAATCTCACCGTGCACCGGTTGTGACCATTATGGGTCACGTTGACCATGGTAAAACATCACTGCTTGACCACATTCGTCGTGCGAAAGTAGCTGCTGGCGAAGCCGGTGGTATTACACAGCATATCGGTGCTTATAAAGTGGCAACCGAAACAGGCGACATCTGCTTCCTGGATACTCCAGGACACGCCGCCTTTACCGCGATGCGTGCCCGTGGTGCGACAGCAACAGATATCGTTATTCTGGTTGTTGCCGCCGATGACGGTGTTATGCCGCAAACCAAAGAAGCTATCCAGCATAGCCGCGCAGCGGGTGTACCGCTGATTGTTGCGGTCAACAAAATGGATAAAGAAACTGCCGATCCTGATCGGGTGAAAAACGAACTGTCTCAGATGGAAGTTATTTCTGAAGAGTGGGGCGGTGAGCACCAGTTTGTAAACGTATCGGCAAAAACCGGTATGGGTATCGATTCACTGCTTGAAGCGATTAACCTGCAAGCTGAGCTACTGGATCTGCAAGCTGTTCCAACTGGCCCGGGTCGCGGTATTGTTATTGAATCACGTCTGGACAAAGGTCGTGGTCCGGTAGCGTCTGTACTGGTACAGGAAGGTGAGCTGCGTGCCGGGGACATTCTGCTGTGTGGTGAAGAATACGGTCGTGTTCGTGCCATGCGCGATGAAAACGGCGTCGAAATCAAATTAGCTGGTCCTTCTACTCCGGTAGAAATTCTGGGGCTATCTGGCGTACCGATCGCCGGTGAAGATGCCGCTGTGGTTAAAGACGAGCGTAAAGCCCGTGAAGTAGCCTCTAAGCGCCACCAGAAAAAGCGTGAGCTTAAACTGGCTCGTCAGCAGAAAGCCAAGCTGGAAAACATGTTTGCCAACATGGCATCTGGTGAAGTCAGCGAGCTGAACATCGTACTTAAAGCCGACGTTCAGGGCTCAGTGGAAGCCATTGCAGAGTCACTGGCTAAACTGTCTACTGATGAAGTAAAAGTTAACATCGTAGGTAGTGGTGTTGGTGGTATCACCGAGACTGATGCGACGCTGGCAGCTGCATCTGGCGCCATCGTGCTGGGCTTTAACGTGCGTGCTGATGCGTCTGCGCGTCGCGTACTGGAAGCAGAAGAAATTGACCTGCGTTATTACAGCGTTATCTATGACCTGATTGATGAAGTGAAAGCGGCCATGAGTGGTATGCTGGCTCCAGAATTCAAACAGGAAATCATTGGTCTGGCTGAAGTTCGTGATGTGTTCAAGTCTCCGAAACTTGGTGCAATTGCCGGTTGTATGGTGACCGAAGGTATCGTGAAGCGTAGTGCGCCAATCCGTGTACTGCGTGATAACGTGGTTATCTATGAAGGTGAGCTTGAATCACTGCGTCGCTTTAAAGACGATATGCAGGAAGTTCGTAACGGTATGGAATGTGGTATCGGCGTTAAGAACTACAATGACGTTAAAGTAGGCGACCAAATCGAAGTATTCGAAGTGGTTGAAATTGCCCGTCAGATCTAA
- the nusA gene encoding transcription termination factor NusA has product MNKEILLVAEAVSNEKQVPREKIFEALEFAIASATKKKNEGEIEVRVSIDQTSGDFDTFRRWLVIPDDQEQANPYAELTLSAAQIDEPEIQPGDYVEEQIESIKFDRITTQTAKQVIVQKVREAERAQMIAEYEDKVGELVTGTVKKVNRDNIIIDLGNNAEGVIYRDDMLPRETFRPGDRVRGLLYVIRPEARGAQLFVSRTHPDMLVELFRLEVPEIAEETLEIKSAARDPGSRAKIAVKTNDKRLDPVGACVGMRGSRVQAVSGELGGERVDIVLWDENPAQFVINAMAPAEVASIVVDEDSNMMDVAVEADNLAQAIGRSGQNVRLASQLTGWELNVMTIDDLNAKHEEENSKVLKLFTEYLDIDAEFAGVLVDEGFSTLEEVAYVPASEMLAIDGMDEDIVEELRNRARAVLTTKALATEESLEGAEPTEALLNLEGMSKHIAYTLAARGIKDLEELAEQGTDDISDIDELDEESAGKLIMAARNIVWFSEE; this is encoded by the coding sequence ATGAATAAAGAAATTTTGTTAGTGGCGGAAGCCGTTTCAAATGAAAAACAAGTGCCCCGTGAAAAAATCTTCGAGGCATTGGAATTTGCAATTGCCAGCGCCACTAAAAAGAAAAACGAAGGCGAAATTGAAGTGCGTGTCAGCATCGACCAGACAAGTGGCGATTTCGACACATTCCGTCGCTGGCTGGTTATTCCTGATGATCAGGAACAGGCTAACCCGTATGCCGAACTGACCCTGTCGGCGGCGCAAATCGACGAGCCAGAAATTCAGCCGGGCGATTATGTAGAAGAGCAGATTGAATCTATTAAGTTCGACCGCATTACTACACAGACTGCCAAGCAAGTGATTGTGCAAAAGGTGCGTGAAGCAGAACGTGCTCAGATGATCGCTGAATATGAAGATAAAGTGGGTGAACTGGTAACCGGTACGGTTAAAAAAGTGAACCGCGATAATATCATCATTGATCTGGGTAACAACGCTGAAGGCGTGATTTACCGTGATGACATGCTGCCACGCGAAACATTCCGTCCGGGTGACCGGGTGCGTGGTCTGTTATATGTGATTCGCCCTGAAGCTCGTGGTGCACAGCTGTTTGTCAGCCGTACTCACCCCGATATGCTGGTTGAGCTGTTCCGTCTGGAAGTGCCTGAAATTGCCGAGGAAACGCTGGAGATTAAATCGGCAGCACGAGATCCTGGTTCACGGGCTAAAATTGCGGTGAAGACCAATGATAAGCGTCTTGATCCAGTTGGAGCATGCGTAGGTATGCGTGGTTCACGGGTACAGGCAGTGTCAGGTGAACTGGGCGGTGAACGGGTTGATATCGTACTGTGGGATGAAAATCCGGCACAGTTTGTTATTAATGCGATGGCACCGGCAGAAGTTGCTTCTATCGTGGTTGACGAAGACAGTAACATGATGGACGTGGCAGTAGAGGCAGATAATCTTGCTCAGGCCATCGGCCGTAGTGGTCAGAACGTCCGTTTAGCCAGCCAGCTTACTGGCTGGGAGCTAAACGTGATGACCATTGACGATCTGAACGCCAAGCACGAAGAGGAAAACTCAAAAGTGCTTAAACTGTTCACCGAGTATCTGGATATTGATGCAGAATTTGCTGGTGTACTGGTAGATGAAGGCTTCAGCACGCTGGAAGAAGTGGCGTACGTTCCGGCAAGTGAAATGCTGGCCATTGATGGGATGGACGAAGATATCGTTGAAGAGCTGCGTAACCGCGCTCGCGCCGTGCTGACAACCAAAGCGTTGGCAACTGAGGAGTCGCTGGAAGGTGCCGAGCCAACCGAAGCACTACTTAACCTTGAAGGGATGAGCAAACATATTGCTTACACTCTGGCAGCCCGTGGTATCAAAGACCTGGAGGAACTGGCTGAACAAGGTACTGATGATATCAGCGACATTGATGAACTGGACGAAGAAAGTGCCGGCAAGCTTATTATGGCTGCCCGTAACATTGTCTGGTTTAGTGAAGAATAA
- a CDS encoding LysE family translocator → MMSLSLLSVFIPTFFFVSITPGMCMTLALSLGMQFGYRRTVWMMLGEVIGVGLVALSAVLGVAAIMLKLPWLFTLMKIAGAAYLFYIGLSMWQSKGRLALQADEVSLPARSRLQLIAQGFTTAVANPKGWAFMIALLPPFIEPQQSLTYQLPWLIAIIMCSEFICMSIYATGGKGLKKLLAQSGHVQRMNRISGSLMLGVSIWLLLS, encoded by the coding sequence TTGATGTCTCTGTCACTGCTCAGTGTTTTTATTCCCACTTTCTTTTTTGTTTCAATTACGCCGGGTATGTGTATGACGCTGGCATTATCTCTGGGCATGCAGTTCGGATATCGGCGCACAGTCTGGATGATGCTTGGCGAAGTGATTGGCGTGGGACTGGTTGCTTTGTCTGCTGTGCTGGGCGTAGCGGCTATCATGCTTAAGCTGCCGTGGCTGTTTACCCTGATGAAAATCGCCGGAGCGGCCTATCTTTTTTATATCGGTTTGAGTATGTGGCAATCCAAAGGCCGTCTGGCTTTGCAAGCCGATGAGGTATCTCTGCCAGCCCGCTCCCGGTTGCAGCTAATCGCGCAGGGTTTTACAACCGCAGTCGCTAACCCAAAAGGCTGGGCCTTTATGATTGCACTGCTGCCTCCTTTTATTGAACCACAGCAATCACTGACCTATCAGCTCCCTTGGCTGATTGCCATTATTATGTGTTCTGAGTTTATTTGTATGTCAATTTATGCCACAGGCGGCAAGGGCCTGAAAAAGCTGCTGGCTCAGTCCGGGCATGTACAACGCATGAATCGTATATCAGGTAGCTTAATGCTCGGCGTAAGCATCTGGTTGCTACTCAGTTGA
- the rpsO gene encoding 30S ribosomal protein S15: MSLTKAETAQIIADYGVKEGDTGSPEVQIALLTHNIAKLQGHFASHKQDHHSRRGLLRMVSQRRKLLDYLKGKNAQRYLDLIKRLGIRR, from the coding sequence ATGTCACTAACTAAAGCAGAAACCGCGCAAATCATTGCTGATTACGGCGTAAAAGAAGGCGATACAGGTTCTCCTGAAGTACAAATCGCTCTGTTGACTCACAACATTGCTAAGCTTCAGGGTCACTTTGCAAGCCACAAGCAAGATCACCACTCACGTCGTGGTCTGCTGCGCATGGTTAGCCAGCGTCGTAAGCTTCTTGATTACCTGAAAGGCAAGAACGCACAGCGTTACCTTGACCTGATCAAGCGTCTGGGCATCCGTCGCTAA
- the rbfA gene encoding 30S ribosome-binding factor RbfA has protein sequence MAREFSRTERVGQQVHKEVASIIQNEYKHRVGDLPLITVSDVEVSRDLSYAKIYVTIYGEDVDGKAQIKQLDEAKGFIRSLLAKRIRMRAVPQLAFYEDKSITEGMRISNLVSEVVAKDEARHQDDEDEQQ, from the coding sequence ATGGCCCGGGAATTTTCTCGCACCGAACGGGTAGGTCAGCAGGTCCATAAAGAAGTGGCCAGCATTATCCAGAACGAATATAAGCATCGTGTGGGTGACCTGCCATTAATTACTGTGTCAGACGTGGAAGTATCCCGCGATCTGTCCTATGCAAAAATTTATGTCACGATTTACGGCGAAGACGTAGATGGTAAAGCGCAAATCAAGCAACTGGATGAAGCCAAAGGCTTTATTCGCAGTCTGCTGGCCAAGCGTATTCGTATGCGCGCGGTACCTCAGCTGGCATTTTATGAAGATAAATCTATTACCGAAGGGATGCGCATTTCTAATCTGGTGTCTGAAGTTGTCGCCAAAGACGAAGCGCGTCACCAGGACGACGAGGACGAGCAGCAGTAA